A region from the Candidatus Thiothrix putei genome encodes:
- a CDS encoding DUF1538 domain-containing protein, with the protein MPTEIRFGAFVREITLQQQQISYNNLTPKVWHAADGSEIPYRAPKIHLRWIDAYRLIQPYISSRLMEQMQAVVPLALYLVLFQIFVLQQGVADAGLITGGLVAVILGLMFFMEGLKVGLMPFGETLGNTLPAKATLPVVLSIVFLLGIGVTFAEPAIGALKAAGQIVQVESAPYLYAMLNEWAEVLVLGVGIGVGAAAILGTLRLLNGWSLKPLIYLSLIPIIALTVFMQFDPELSKTLGLAWDSGAVTTGPVTVPLVLALGIGIAAAAGKGQSSLSGFGIVTLASLFPILSVQLLALYLAFTTTPAGIIAAAAHAQQALEPAWYSQTPWLEIIAGLRAIVPLVLFLLLVMWVILKEKLPEPGQITYGIALAVIGMIMFNLGLSYGLAKLGGQAGSLIPAAFTAIEAVTHSPLYSAILGLSLALLFAWLLGFGATLAEPALNALGLTVETLTNGAFRKSVLMYAVSFGVAFGIALGVAKIIFGFPLAWLLIPGYLLAVILTHLSSEEFVNIAWDSAGVTTGPVTVPLVLAMGLGVGNAVDAIEGFGILSMASICPIISVMLTGLWIRWKVNRKQRYYDQAPKHASTQGKPA; encoded by the coding sequence ATGCCAACTGAAATCCGCTTTGGCGCATTTGTGCGCGAAATTACGCTTCAGCAGCAACAAATCTCCTACAACAACCTCACGCCCAAAGTGTGGCACGCCGCTGATGGCAGCGAAATTCCCTACCGCGCCCCCAAAATCCACCTACGCTGGATTGATGCTTACCGCCTGATTCAACCCTACATCAGCAGCCGCCTGATGGAACAAATGCAAGCCGTTGTCCCACTCGCGCTGTACCTCGTGCTGTTCCAGATTTTTGTGCTGCAACAAGGCGTCGCCGACGCTGGCTTGATTACCGGCGGCTTAGTCGCGGTAATTCTCGGCTTAATGTTTTTCATGGAAGGCTTAAAAGTTGGCCTGATGCCCTTTGGCGAAACACTCGGCAATACGCTCCCCGCCAAAGCCACTTTGCCGGTGGTACTCAGCATTGTCTTTCTGCTCGGTATTGGTGTCACCTTTGCCGAACCCGCCATTGGCGCATTGAAAGCTGCCGGGCAAATTGTGCAAGTCGAATCCGCTCCCTATCTCTACGCCATGCTCAACGAATGGGCAGAAGTATTGGTGTTAGGAGTCGGGATTGGCGTCGGTGCTGCCGCCATCCTCGGCACATTGCGCCTGCTCAATGGCTGGAGCTTGAAACCGCTGATTTACTTGTCACTCATCCCGATTATCGCCCTCACCGTTTTCATGCAATTCGACCCCGAACTCAGTAAAACCTTGGGGCTGGCGTGGGATAGCGGCGCTGTCACCACCGGCCCCGTCACCGTGCCGCTGGTGCTGGCATTGGGGATCGGCATTGCCGCCGCCGCTGGCAAAGGGCAATCCTCACTGTCAGGCTTTGGTATCGTCACCTTAGCCTCGCTATTCCCGATTCTCAGTGTGCAATTACTCGCGCTGTATCTCGCGTTCACCACCACGCCCGCCGGGATCATTGCCGCCGCCGCCCACGCCCAGCAAGCACTGGAACCGGCATGGTATAGCCAAACCCCGTGGCTGGAAATCATCGCTGGTTTACGCGCCATTGTGCCATTGGTGCTGTTTTTGCTGCTGGTCATGTGGGTAATCCTCAAGGAAAAACTCCCCGAACCCGGTCAAATCACTTACGGCATCGCCCTTGCGGTGATCGGCATGATCATGTTCAACCTTGGTTTAAGCTATGGCTTGGCGAAATTGGGCGGGCAAGCCGGCAGCCTGATTCCCGCCGCCTTTACCGCGATTGAAGCAGTGACGCATAGCCCGTTGTACAGTGCCATACTGGGTTTATCGCTGGCATTGTTGTTTGCGTGGTTGCTGGGTTTCGGGGCAACCTTGGCAGAACCCGCCCTCAATGCCCTCGGTCTGACGGTCGAAACGCTGACCAACGGTGCATTTCGCAAATCGGTATTGATGTATGCGGTATCATTTGGAGTGGCGTTTGGCATTGCCTTGGGAGTCGCGAAAATCATCTTCGGCTTCCCGCTGGCGTGGCTGCTGATTCCGGGTTATTTGCTGGCAGTTATCCTCACCCACCTGTCCAGCGAAGAATTCGTCAATATCGCCTGGGATAGCGCCGGTGTCACTACTGGCCCCGTGACCGTGCCACTGGTGTTAGCAATGGGGCTGGGCGTGGGCAATGCGGTCGATGCGATTGAAGGTTTCGGCATCCTCTCAATGGCGTCGATTTGCCCGATTATCTCGGTGATGCTCACCGGCTTGTGGATACGCTGGAAAGTCAACCGTAAGCAACGTTACTATGACCAAGCCCCCAAACACGCTTCCACCCAAGGTAAACCCGCATGA
- a CDS encoding SprT family zinc-dependent metalloprotease: MGRLTLVDGRVLDYQVRQSARAKYMRMNLSTDKGLVVTQPVGVSEQQLRDWIHSKLDWITDNLPKVERYTVPLVDAPALPEYLEFPLTGERFRLVYTPTSRHNIAADIGDDGTLTLSGAVSNPEHCRYVLREWTKNYARYHLGQMLQQLATQTGLGYVSYSVKGQETRWGSCSTRGNINLNYKLVLLPVEWVRYTLIHELCHTVEMNHSTRFWALVAKFAPDYKAIHAQMKGAMQYLPDWTKG, translated from the coding sequence ATGGGACGGTTGACCTTGGTGGATGGGCGGGTGCTGGATTATCAGGTACGGCAATCAGCGCGAGCGAAATACATGCGGATGAATCTGTCGACTGACAAGGGGCTGGTGGTGACACAGCCAGTCGGGGTGAGTGAGCAGCAGTTACGTGACTGGATTCATAGCAAACTGGACTGGATTACGGACAACCTGCCCAAGGTGGAACGTTATACCGTACCCCTGGTGGATGCGCCTGCCCTGCCTGAATACCTTGAGTTTCCGCTCACGGGCGAACGTTTCCGGCTGGTGTATACACCCACCTCGCGCCACAATATTGCGGCGGATATTGGGGATGACGGCACACTGACTCTTTCCGGCGCGGTCAGTAACCCGGAACATTGCCGTTACGTGCTGCGCGAGTGGACGAAAAACTACGCCCGCTACCATCTGGGGCAGATGCTGCAACAACTGGCGACGCAGACCGGTCTGGGTTACGTCAGTTACAGTGTGAAGGGGCAAGAAACGCGCTGGGGAAGCTGTTCCACCCGTGGCAATATCAACCTCAACTACAAGCTGGTGCTGCTGCCGGTGGAATGGGTGCGTTACACCCTGATTCATGAGTTGTGCCATACGGTGGAGATGAACCATTCCACGCGGTTTTGGGCGCTGGTGGCGAAGTTTGCGCCAGACTACAAGGCGATCCACGCGCAGATGAAGGGCGCAATGCAATACCTGCCGGACTGGACGAAGGGCTGA
- the argS gene encoding arginine--tRNA ligase, which produces MNIRQLLDDRITAALHTLGAPDTVTAIVKPSARPEFGDYQANGVMAAAKQLKTNPRELAMRLLEVLDLSDLAEKLEVAGPGFINIHLKNAWLSETVGRASARQPTPNTQTIVVDYSGPNLAKEMHVGHLRSTIIGDAVARVLEFQGHTVIRQNHVGDWGTQFGMLIAHMVSVAEQNGGVSGVEPQLADLETFYREAKQRFDAEPAFANTARDYVVKLQAGDAACHALWQQFIDISLHHCEEVYERLGVSLTRADVMPESAYNADLANIVSELQAQGLLVEDQGAQCAFLDEFKNKDGSITPIIVQKTGGGYLYATTDLAALRYRSGVLNIDRALYFTDARQALHFQQVFLLARKAGFVREGVSLEHMPFGNMQGEDGKPFKTRTGGTVKLVDLLVEAEERAFTLVTEKNPELGEAERHDIARTVGIGAVKYADLSKNRNSDYIFNWETMLSFEGNTAPYLQYAYARIKSIFRRSGVDAAAISPPISLHEVAERTLAMKLLQFTEATDSVAKEGLPNHLCTYLYELAGNFMSFYEACPILKDGVAEEVRNSRLQLANLTAQTLQTGLGLLGIGVLERM; this is translated from the coding sequence ATGAATATTCGCCAACTGCTTGATGACCGTATTACCGCCGCGCTGCACACACTCGGCGCACCTGATACCGTGACCGCCATTGTGAAACCTTCCGCCCGCCCCGAATTCGGTGACTACCAAGCCAACGGCGTGATGGCAGCCGCCAAGCAGTTGAAAACCAACCCGCGAGAACTGGCAATGCGCTTGCTGGAAGTGCTGGATTTGTCCGACCTCGCTGAAAAGCTCGAAGTCGCAGGCCCCGGTTTTATCAATATCCACCTAAAAAATGCCTGGTTGAGCGAAACAGTAGGTCGGGCTTCAGCCCGACAACCCACCCCCAACACCCAAACCATCGTCGTCGACTATTCCGGCCCCAACCTAGCCAAAGAAATGCACGTCGGCCACCTGCGCTCTACCATCATCGGTGATGCCGTCGCCCGTGTCCTCGAATTCCAAGGCCACACCGTCATTCGCCAAAACCACGTTGGCGACTGGGGCACGCAATTCGGGATGCTGATTGCGCACATGGTCAGCGTTGCCGAGCAAAACGGCGGGGTGAGCGGTGTCGAACCCCAACTCGCCGACCTCGAAACCTTCTATCGCGAAGCCAAACAGCGCTTCGATGCCGAACCCGCTTTTGCCAACACCGCCCGCGATTACGTGGTGAAACTGCAAGCCGGTGACGCAGCATGTCACGCGCTGTGGCAGCAATTCATCGACATTTCCTTGCACCACTGCGAAGAGGTTTACGAACGTTTGGGTGTTTCCCTGACCCGCGCGGATGTGATGCCGGAAAGTGCCTACAACGCCGATTTAGCTAATATTGTCAGCGAGTTACAGGCGCAAGGCTTACTGGTGGAAGATCAGGGTGCACAATGCGCGTTCCTCGACGAATTCAAAAACAAAGACGGCAGCATTACGCCGATTATTGTGCAGAAAACGGGCGGCGGCTATTTGTATGCGACGACAGACCTTGCGGCATTGCGCTACCGTAGCGGTGTGTTGAATATTGACCGGGCTTTGTATTTCACCGATGCGCGTCAAGCGTTGCATTTTCAGCAAGTGTTTCTGTTGGCGCGTAAAGCCGGATTTGTGCGCGAAGGCGTGTCACTGGAACACATGCCGTTCGGCAACATGCAGGGCGAAGATGGCAAGCCGTTCAAAACCCGTACTGGCGGCACGGTCAAGCTGGTGGATTTGTTGGTGGAGGCGGAAGAACGTGCGTTCACCCTCGTCACCGAGAAGAACCCTGAACTGGGCGAAGCCGAACGCCACGACATCGCCCGCACGGTCGGCATCGGTGCAGTCAAATACGCCGATCTGTCCAAAAACCGCAACTCGGATTATATTTTTAACTGGGAAACCATGCTGAGTTTCGAGGGCAATACTGCGCCGTATTTGCAGTATGCGTATGCGCGGATTAAGAGCATTTTCCGCCGCTCAGGTGTGGATGCGGCGGCGATTAGCCCCCCCATTTCGCTGCATGAAGTGGCTGAACGCACCTTGGCGATGAAGTTGCTGCAATTCACGGAGGCGACGGATAGCGTGGCAAAAGAGGGTTTGCCGAACCATCTTTGCACTTACTTGTATGAATTGGCGGGCAATTTCATGAGCTTTTATGAAGCCTGCCCGATCTTGAAAGACGGTGTGGCGGAAGAGGTGCGTAACAGCCGTTTGCAGTTGGCGAATTTGACCGCGCAAACCCTGCAAACTGGCTTGGGTTTGCTGGGGATTGGGGTGTTGGAGCGGATGTAA
- a CDS encoding PilT/PilU family type 4a pilus ATPase, which produces MKLKDYLRILAHYDGSDLYLTADLEPKAKFQGKLKAVDKVIMTPEMLKAMAYELMNPEQQQQFEKKPEMNLAISEEGIGRFRINIFKQRHKIAMVIRNIKTEIPNADKLGLPQVLKDVIMEKRGLILFVGGTGSGKSTSLAALIDHRNASADGHIITIEDPVEYVHPHKKCIINQREVGVDTDSYEDALKNTLRQAPDVILIGEIRAQETMEHALAFAETGHLCLSTLHANNANQALDRIINFFPEERRHQLLMDLSLNLKAFVSQRLIPTVDGKRVAAIEILLGTPMVRDLIMKGDVHAIKEIMEKSEEQGMQTFDSHLYKLYLAGQISLAETLRNADSPSNLKLKINLSGNLNKPRPAAPAPEAKPKAADADFMAKLSLEPKPEEELT; this is translated from the coding sequence ATGAAACTCAAAGACTATCTACGCATCCTCGCCCATTACGACGGCTCCGACTTGTATTTAACCGCTGATCTCGAACCCAAAGCCAAATTCCAAGGCAAACTCAAAGCCGTCGATAAAGTCATCATGACCCCGGAAATGCTCAAAGCAATGGCTTACGAGCTAATGAACCCCGAACAGCAACAACAGTTTGAAAAGAAACCGGAAATGAACCTCGCCATCAGCGAAGAAGGCATCGGGCGTTTTCGCATCAATATCTTCAAGCAGCGCCACAAAATCGCGATGGTAATCCGCAATATCAAGACCGAAATTCCCAACGCTGACAAACTCGGTCTGCCACAAGTTTTAAAAGACGTGATCATGGAAAAACGCGGGCTAATCCTGTTCGTCGGCGGCACAGGTTCGGGCAAATCCACCTCCCTCGCCGCCCTCATCGACCACCGCAACGCCAGCGCGGATGGGCATATCATCACCATCGAAGACCCGGTGGAATACGTGCATCCGCACAAGAAATGTATCATCAACCAGCGCGAAGTTGGCGTAGACACCGACAGCTACGAAGACGCACTCAAAAACACCCTGCGCCAAGCCCCCGACGTGATTTTAATCGGCGAAATCCGCGCCCAAGAAACGATGGAACACGCCCTAGCCTTCGCTGAAACCGGGCATCTGTGCCTTTCCACCCTGCACGCCAACAACGCCAACCAAGCCCTCGACCGCATTATCAACTTCTTCCCCGAAGAACGCCGCCACCAATTGCTGATGGATTTATCCCTCAACCTCAAAGCTTTTGTCTCGCAACGCCTGATCCCCACCGTGGATGGCAAGCGCGTTGCCGCCATCGAAATCCTGCTCGGCACACCAATGGTGCGTGACCTGATCATGAAAGGCGACGTTCACGCCATCAAAGAAATCATGGAAAAGTCTGAAGAACAGGGAATGCAAACCTTCGACAGCCACCTCTACAAGCTGTATCTCGCAGGGCAAATTTCGCTGGCGGAAACCTTGCGCAATGCCGACTCACCCAGCAATTTGAAGCTGAAAATTAACTTGTCGGGGAATTTGAATAAGCCGCGTCCGGCAGCACCTGCGCCGGAGGCAAAGCCCAAGGCGGCAGATGCTGATTTCATGGCGAAATTATCATTAGAGCCGAAGCCGGAAGAGGAATTGACGTAA